From the genome of Pygocentrus nattereri isolate fPygNat1 chromosome 25, fPygNat1.pri, whole genome shotgun sequence, one region includes:
- the cars1 gene encoding cysteine--tRNA ligase, cytoplasmic isoform X1, translated as MAGSGEQAFDYGFLLRISEDARRGEALNEYLSSRSYLAGYGPSQADDEAFALLRGPPHQQHVHALRWYRHIAALQPQMNGQATDTSTKGKRMQPPWCPPDGTELPKLRLYNSLTRTKEVFVPQHGNRVLWYCCGPTVYDASHMGHARSYISFDILRRILMNYFKYDVFYCMNITDIDDKIIKRARQNHLLEQYRAKKPSASQILQDVLTAREPFQAKLAETTDPDKKQMLERLDTAVTAALTPLQGAIKSGTADAAIQSQAQVLLDEAKDLLSDWLDSQFGCQVTENSIFSLLPKYWEEEYHKDMDALNVLPPDVLTRVSEYVPEIVEFVKKIVDNGYGYESNGSVYFDTAKFGASSGHSYAKLVPEAVGDQKALQEGEGDLSISADRLSEKRSQNDFALWKASKPGEPSWESPWGKGRPGWHIECSAMAGSILGASMDIHGGGFDLRFPHHDNELAQSEAYFENNHWVRYFLHTGHLTIAGCKMSKSLKNFITIKDALAKHTARQLRLAFLMHSWKDTLDYSNNTMESAIQYEKFMNEFFLNVKDILRTPTDITGQFEKWEAEEIELNKSFYEKKEAVHEALCDNIDTRTALEEIRALVGQSNAYVAARKAAKLLPNRMLLQSIAQYLTDMFKTFGAIEGTEPIGFPVGKNGQNTDLESTVMPYLNVLSDFREGVRKIAREQKVTEVLQLCDAVRDDILPELGVRLEDHEGLRTVVKLVDRETLLKEREEKKKLEEEKRRKKEEAAKKKQEQEMAKQAKMKIPPSEMFRSETDKYSSFDDTGFPTHDAEGKEISKGQTKKLRKLYEAQEKLYNEYLQSNQNGS; from the exons ATGGCAGGATCTGGAGAACAAG CCTTTGATTATGGCTTCTTGCTGCGCATAAGTGAGGATGCCCGCAGGGGCGAGGCTCTGAATGAATACCTGAGCAGCCGCAGTTACCTGGCCGGCTATGGGCCCTCGCAGGCGGACGATGAAGCGTTTGCGCTTCTTCGCGGGCCTCCTCACCAGCAGCACGTGCACGCCCTGCGCTGGTACAGACACATAGCCGCCCTGCAGCCCCAAATGAACGGCCAGGCCACAGACACCAGCA CAAAGGGAAAGAGGATGCAGCCTCCATGGTGTCCCCCGGATGGAACCGAGCTTCCAAAACTCAGACTTTACAACAGCTTAACACGGACAAAG gaGGTGTTTGTCCCACAGCATGGGAACAGGGTGCTGTGGTACTGCTGTGGCCCCACAGTCTATGATGCTTCCCACATGGGTCATGCCAG ATCCTACATATCCTTTGACATCCTTCGAAGGATACTGATgaactattttaaatatgatgtcTTCTACTGCATGAATATCACTGACATTGATGACAAA ATCATTAAAAGAGCCAGGCAGAATCACCTGCTGGAGCAGTACAGAGCAAAGAAGCCCAGTGCCTCTCAGATTCTGCAGGATGTCTTGACTGCTAGAGAG CCCTTCCAAGCCAAGCTTGCAGAGACCACAGACCCTGATAAGAAACAGATGCTGGAGAGACTGGACACGGCAGTGACAGCTGCACTGACTCCCCTGCAGGGGGCGATAAAGAGTGGCACTGCAGATGCTGCCATTCAGAGCCAAGCACAG GTCTTGCTGGACGAAGCCAAGGACCTTTTGTCAGATTGGTTGGATTCCCAGTTTGGCTGCCAAGTAACAGAAAACTCAATATTCTCCCTGTTGCCAAAATACTGGGAAGAGGAATATCACAAAGACATGGATGCTCTCAAT GTTCTTCCTCCTGATGTACTCACGCGGGTCAGTGAGTATGTTCCAGAAATTGTGGAgtttgtaaagaaaatagtgGACAATGGATATGG ATATGAATCCAATGGTTCAGTGTATTTTGACACTGCAAAGTTTGGTGCTAGCTCAGGCCATTCATATGCCAAATTGGTGCCAGAGGCGGTGGGTGACCAGAAGGCTCTGCAAGAGGGAGAAG GAGACCTGAGTATTTCGGCAGATAGGCTGTCTGAAAAACGTTCACAGAATGATTTTGCCCTTTGGAAGGCATCAAAGCCTGGGGAGCCATCCTGGGAGTCCCCATGGGGCAAG gGACGGCCTGGTTGGCACATTGAGTGCTCAGCCATGGCTGGGTCCATATTGGGTGCGTCTATGGATATTCATGGAGGAGGATTTGACTTGCGCTTCCCTCATCATGACAACGAACTGGCACAGTCTGAG GCCTACTTTGAGAACAACCACTGGGTGCGCTATTTCTTACACACGGGTCACCTGACAATAGCTGGCTGCAAGATGTCCAAATCTCTGAAAAACTTCATTACCATCAAAGATGCCCTCGCCAAACACACAG CAAGGCAGCTGCGTCTGGCCTTCCTGATGCACTCATGGAAGGACACACTGGACTACTCCAATAACACCATGGAATCAGCCATTCAGTATGAGAAGTTCATGAAT GAGTTCTTCCTGAATGTTAAAGATATCCTGAGGACTCCTACTgacatcactggtcagtttgaGAAATGGGAAGCGGAAGAGATAGAACTGAACAAGAG TTTTTATGAGAAGAAAGAGGCAGTTCATGAGGCTCTCTGTGACAACATTGACACTCGTACGGCGCTGGAGGAGATCAGGGCTCTGGTGGGTCAGAGCAACGCCTACGTGGCTGCCAGGAAAGCTGCCAAGCTGCTGCCAAACCGCATGCTGCTTCAAAGCATCGCCCAGTACCTGACTGACATGTTCAAA ACGTTTGGGGCAATTGAAGGAACAGAACCCATTGGATTCCCTGTTGGGAAAAATGGCCAAAACACTGAT TTGGAAAGTACAGTCATGCCCTACTTGAATGTGCTGTCAGACTTCAGGGAAGGTGTCAGAAAAATCGCAAGAGAACAAAAAG TAACAGAGGTGCTACAGCTGTGCGATGCAGTCAGGGATGACATCCTGCCTGAGCTAGGAGTCCGATTGGAAGATCATGAAG GGCTCCGCACAGTGGTGAAGCTGGTGGACAGAGAGACTCTACTgaaagaaagggaagaaaagaaaaag CtggaggaggaaaagagaaggaagaaagaagaggCAGCCAAAAAGAAGCAGGAACAAGAG ATGGCCAAACAAGCGAAGATGAAGATTCCACCTAGTGAAATGTTCCGCTCTGAAACGGACAAATATTCCAGCTTTGATGACACG GGTTTCCCCACACATGATGCAGAAGGGAAGGAAATTAGCAAGGGACAGACCAAAAAGCTTCGCAAGCTCTACGAAGCACAAGAGAAACTGTACAACGAGTACCTCCAGTCAAACCAGAATGGAAGCTGA
- the cars1 gene encoding cysteine--tRNA ligase, cytoplasmic isoform X2, with amino-acid sequence MAGSGEQAKGKRMQPPWCPPDGTELPKLRLYNSLTRTKEVFVPQHGNRVLWYCCGPTVYDASHMGHARSYISFDILRRILMNYFKYDVFYCMNITDIDDKIIKRARQNHLLEQYRAKKPSASQILQDVLTAREPFQAKLAETTDPDKKQMLERLDTAVTAALTPLQGAIKSGTADAAIQSQAQVLLDEAKDLLSDWLDSQFGCQVTENSIFSLLPKYWEEEYHKDMDALNVLPPDVLTRVSEYVPEIVEFVKKIVDNGYGYESNGSVYFDTAKFGASSGHSYAKLVPEAVGDQKALQEGEGDLSISADRLSEKRSQNDFALWKASKPGEPSWESPWGKGRPGWHIECSAMAGSILGASMDIHGGGFDLRFPHHDNELAQSEAYFENNHWVRYFLHTGHLTIAGCKMSKSLKNFITIKDALAKHTARQLRLAFLMHSWKDTLDYSNNTMESAIQYEKFMNEFFLNVKDILRTPTDITGQFEKWEAEEIELNKSFYEKKEAVHEALCDNIDTRTALEEIRALVGQSNAYVAARKAAKLLPNRMLLQSIAQYLTDMFKTFGAIEGTEPIGFPVGKNGQNTDLESTVMPYLNVLSDFREGVRKIAREQKVTEVLQLCDAVRDDILPELGVRLEDHEGLRTVVKLVDRETLLKEREEKKKLEEEKRRKKEEAAKKKQEQEMAKQAKMKIPPSEMFRSETDKYSSFDDTGFPTHDAEGKEISKGQTKKLRKLYEAQEKLYNEYLQSNQNGS; translated from the exons ATGGCAGGATCTGGAGAACAAG CAAAGGGAAAGAGGATGCAGCCTCCATGGTGTCCCCCGGATGGAACCGAGCTTCCAAAACTCAGACTTTACAACAGCTTAACACGGACAAAG gaGGTGTTTGTCCCACAGCATGGGAACAGGGTGCTGTGGTACTGCTGTGGCCCCACAGTCTATGATGCTTCCCACATGGGTCATGCCAG ATCCTACATATCCTTTGACATCCTTCGAAGGATACTGATgaactattttaaatatgatgtcTTCTACTGCATGAATATCACTGACATTGATGACAAA ATCATTAAAAGAGCCAGGCAGAATCACCTGCTGGAGCAGTACAGAGCAAAGAAGCCCAGTGCCTCTCAGATTCTGCAGGATGTCTTGACTGCTAGAGAG CCCTTCCAAGCCAAGCTTGCAGAGACCACAGACCCTGATAAGAAACAGATGCTGGAGAGACTGGACACGGCAGTGACAGCTGCACTGACTCCCCTGCAGGGGGCGATAAAGAGTGGCACTGCAGATGCTGCCATTCAGAGCCAAGCACAG GTCTTGCTGGACGAAGCCAAGGACCTTTTGTCAGATTGGTTGGATTCCCAGTTTGGCTGCCAAGTAACAGAAAACTCAATATTCTCCCTGTTGCCAAAATACTGGGAAGAGGAATATCACAAAGACATGGATGCTCTCAAT GTTCTTCCTCCTGATGTACTCACGCGGGTCAGTGAGTATGTTCCAGAAATTGTGGAgtttgtaaagaaaatagtgGACAATGGATATGG ATATGAATCCAATGGTTCAGTGTATTTTGACACTGCAAAGTTTGGTGCTAGCTCAGGCCATTCATATGCCAAATTGGTGCCAGAGGCGGTGGGTGACCAGAAGGCTCTGCAAGAGGGAGAAG GAGACCTGAGTATTTCGGCAGATAGGCTGTCTGAAAAACGTTCACAGAATGATTTTGCCCTTTGGAAGGCATCAAAGCCTGGGGAGCCATCCTGGGAGTCCCCATGGGGCAAG gGACGGCCTGGTTGGCACATTGAGTGCTCAGCCATGGCTGGGTCCATATTGGGTGCGTCTATGGATATTCATGGAGGAGGATTTGACTTGCGCTTCCCTCATCATGACAACGAACTGGCACAGTCTGAG GCCTACTTTGAGAACAACCACTGGGTGCGCTATTTCTTACACACGGGTCACCTGACAATAGCTGGCTGCAAGATGTCCAAATCTCTGAAAAACTTCATTACCATCAAAGATGCCCTCGCCAAACACACAG CAAGGCAGCTGCGTCTGGCCTTCCTGATGCACTCATGGAAGGACACACTGGACTACTCCAATAACACCATGGAATCAGCCATTCAGTATGAGAAGTTCATGAAT GAGTTCTTCCTGAATGTTAAAGATATCCTGAGGACTCCTACTgacatcactggtcagtttgaGAAATGGGAAGCGGAAGAGATAGAACTGAACAAGAG TTTTTATGAGAAGAAAGAGGCAGTTCATGAGGCTCTCTGTGACAACATTGACACTCGTACGGCGCTGGAGGAGATCAGGGCTCTGGTGGGTCAGAGCAACGCCTACGTGGCTGCCAGGAAAGCTGCCAAGCTGCTGCCAAACCGCATGCTGCTTCAAAGCATCGCCCAGTACCTGACTGACATGTTCAAA ACGTTTGGGGCAATTGAAGGAACAGAACCCATTGGATTCCCTGTTGGGAAAAATGGCCAAAACACTGAT TTGGAAAGTACAGTCATGCCCTACTTGAATGTGCTGTCAGACTTCAGGGAAGGTGTCAGAAAAATCGCAAGAGAACAAAAAG TAACAGAGGTGCTACAGCTGTGCGATGCAGTCAGGGATGACATCCTGCCTGAGCTAGGAGTCCGATTGGAAGATCATGAAG GGCTCCGCACAGTGGTGAAGCTGGTGGACAGAGAGACTCTACTgaaagaaagggaagaaaagaaaaag CtggaggaggaaaagagaaggaagaaagaagaggCAGCCAAAAAGAAGCAGGAACAAGAG ATGGCCAAACAAGCGAAGATGAAGATTCCACCTAGTGAAATGTTCCGCTCTGAAACGGACAAATATTCCAGCTTTGATGACACG GGTTTCCCCACACATGATGCAGAAGGGAAGGAAATTAGCAAGGGACAGACCAAAAAGCTTCGCAAGCTCTACGAAGCACAAGAGAAACTGTACAACGAGTACCTCCAGTCAAACCAGAATGGAAGCTGA